The Gillisia sp. Hel_I_86 genome has a segment encoding these proteins:
- a CDS encoding acetate--CoA ligase has protein sequence MNYSAFYRESIDYPERFWQAQASELAWHKMPGTILSKDKYDYDQWFEDGELNLSYLCMDKHIKDGFGSQNAIIYDSPVTNTKKHITFYELHKEVSKLAGGLQSLGLKKGDTAIIYMPMIPQAVYAMLACARIGVIHSVVFGGFAPHELAIRIDDCKPKAIITASNGIEIERVIPYKPFVDEAFAKAKHKPEHVIVFDRNQGVEIPKKEYDVDYATLVEASGSIEAVPVTSPHPSYILYTSGTTGTPKGIVRDTGGYATALKFSMKYIYGLEEGDTFWAASDVGWVVGHSYIVYGPLLNRNTTILFEGKPIKTPDASTFWRVISEHNVKVMFTAPTAIRAIKKEDPNGKFLKQFDMSCLKYQFLAGERCDVATLTWTQEKLKVPVIDHWWQTESGWPMLANMVGVQLQPIKPGSASFPVCGYDIQILNEEGKEVEAGVEGYVTAKLPLPPGTLSNLWGNPKRFKLGYLDHFPGYYFSGDGGYKDEDGYVFITGRVDDIINVAGHRLSTAEMEEIVSSHTSVAECAVFGIHCDLKGQKPLGLIVLKSGEVSKGAIIQNEIIQEVRKEIGAVASFRDVLVVKRLPKTRSGKILRKLLRNIADEYQYNTPSTIDDVSIIEEIKSIYRAQNIGIHK, from the coding sequence ATGAATTATTCAGCTTTTTATAGGGAAAGTATTGACTATCCAGAACGTTTTTGGCAGGCACAAGCTAGCGAATTAGCATGGCACAAAATGCCCGGTACCATCTTGTCCAAGGACAAGTATGACTATGATCAATGGTTTGAAGACGGCGAACTCAACTTGAGTTATTTGTGTATGGACAAACATATCAAAGATGGATTTGGGTCTCAAAATGCCATTATTTATGACTCTCCAGTAACAAACACAAAAAAGCATATTACCTTTTATGAGCTGCACAAAGAAGTTTCTAAACTTGCTGGGGGGTTACAAAGTTTGGGGCTCAAAAAAGGAGATACAGCCATTATCTATATGCCCATGATCCCACAGGCGGTATATGCAATGTTGGCGTGCGCCAGAATTGGCGTTATTCACTCTGTGGTATTCGGTGGATTTGCCCCTCACGAACTGGCGATCCGTATAGACGATTGCAAACCCAAGGCAATTATCACGGCTTCAAATGGAATAGAAATAGAACGCGTTATTCCTTATAAACCTTTTGTAGATGAGGCTTTTGCGAAAGCGAAACACAAACCAGAGCACGTTATTGTTTTTGACAGAAACCAAGGTGTAGAAATTCCGAAGAAGGAGTATGATGTAGATTATGCCACTTTAGTGGAGGCATCCGGTTCCATTGAAGCGGTTCCAGTAACATCGCCACACCCTTCTTATATTTTGTACACCTCTGGAACTACGGGAACCCCAAAAGGAATTGTTAGAGATACGGGCGGCTATGCAACCGCTTTAAAATTTTCCATGAAATACATCTATGGTTTAGAGGAAGGAGATACGTTTTGGGCGGCAAGTGATGTGGGGTGGGTTGTGGGTCATAGCTATATAGTATATGGCCCGTTGTTGAATAGGAATACTACTATTTTATTTGAAGGCAAACCTATAAAAACACCAGATGCTTCTACCTTTTGGCGTGTGATTAGTGAGCATAATGTAAAAGTGATGTTTACGGCACCCACTGCTATTAGAGCTATTAAAAAGGAAGATCCAAATGGAAAGTTTCTCAAGCAATTTGATATGTCCTGTTTAAAATACCAGTTTTTGGCAGGAGAACGATGCGATGTAGCGACTTTAACTTGGACACAAGAAAAATTAAAAGTACCGGTAATCGATCATTGGTGGCAAACGGAAAGTGGTTGGCCAATGCTGGCCAATATGGTTGGTGTGCAATTACAACCTATAAAACCTGGCTCTGCAAGTTTTCCTGTTTGTGGGTACGACATTCAAATATTAAATGAAGAAGGAAAAGAAGTTGAAGCGGGAGTTGAAGGATACGTTACGGCAAAATTACCATTACCACCAGGAACCTTAAGTAATCTATGGGGAAATCCCAAGCGTTTTAAATTAGGTTATTTGGACCACTTTCCGGGATATTATTTTTCAGGAGATGGCGGTTATAAGGATGAAGATGGCTATGTGTTTATCACTGGACGTGTAGATGATATCATTAATGTGGCTGGACATAGGTTATCTACAGCCGAAATGGAAGAGATTGTATCCTCGCATACATCTGTTGCAGAATGTGCGGTTTTTGGCATCCATTGTGATTTAAAGGGGCAAAAGCCTTTAGGACTTATAGTTTTAAAATCAGGTGAAGTCTCGAAAGGTGCCATTATTCAAAATGAAATCATTCAAGAAGTTCGTAAAGAGATAGGGGCGGTTGCATCCTTTAGAGATGTACTGGTCGTTAAACGATTGCCAAAAACACGCTCTGGAAAAATCCTGCGAAAATTATTGCGCAATATCGCCGATGAATATCAATATAATACGCCGTCTACTATTGACGATGTATCCATTATAGAAGAAATAAAATCAATATATCGAGCCCAAAATATCGGAATTCATAAATAA
- the acs gene encoding acetate--CoA ligase, translating to MSNYHIKHLEEYYQVYRKSVRYPESFWEEIAEEHFLWRKKWDKVLSWDFKKPEVKWFEGAKLNITENCIDRHLATRGDKTAILFEPNGPKETVQHITYKDLYHRVNKFANVLKTKGIKKGDRVCIYLPMIPELAVSVLACARIGAIHSVVFAGFSSIALATRINDSDCKMVITSDGSYRGIKAIDLKGIVDEALEDCNCVDTVLVAKRINTNIDMKEGRDEWLQPLLDDASDQLVATVMDAEDPLFILYTSGSTGMPKGMVHTIAGYMVYSAYTFKNVFQYKEDDIYWCTADIGWITGHSYIVYGPLANGATTVMFEGIPSYPDHGRFWEIVQKHKITQFYTAPTAIRALAKEGVEHVEKYDLSSLKVLGTVGEPINEEAWHWYDDNIGKKKSPIIDTWWQTETGGVMITPIPFCTPTKPTYATLPFIGVQPALMDENGKEIMGNQVDGRLCIKFPWPSIARTIWGNHQRYKDTYFSAIENMYFTGDGALRDEVGYYRITGRVDDVIIVSGHNLGTAPIEDAINEHPAVAESAIVGFPHDVKGNALYGYVTLKETGESRIHDNLRKEINQIITEQIGPIAKLDKIQFTNGLPKTRSGKIMRRILRKIASKDTGNLGDTSTLLNPECVQDIMENVL from the coding sequence ATGAGCAATTACCATATAAAACATTTAGAAGAATATTATCAAGTATACAGGAAATCTGTCCGCTATCCTGAATCCTTCTGGGAAGAAATAGCCGAAGAACATTTTCTATGGCGCAAAAAATGGGACAAGGTTCTAAGTTGGGATTTTAAGAAACCGGAAGTAAAATGGTTTGAAGGCGCAAAATTGAATATTACCGAGAATTGCATCGATAGGCATTTAGCTACAAGAGGAGATAAAACAGCTATTTTATTTGAACCCAATGGCCCAAAGGAAACTGTGCAACATATTACCTATAAAGACTTATACCATCGTGTAAATAAGTTTGCAAATGTCTTGAAAACCAAAGGAATTAAAAAAGGGGACAGAGTTTGTATTTATCTACCCATGATTCCAGAATTGGCTGTTTCGGTATTGGCATGTGCCCGTATTGGGGCTATACATTCTGTCGTGTTTGCAGGATTTTCATCTATAGCATTAGCTACTAGAATTAATGATTCTGATTGTAAGATGGTGATCACATCAGATGGATCCTATCGCGGTATTAAGGCCATTGATTTAAAAGGGATTGTAGATGAAGCCTTGGAAGATTGCAACTGCGTAGATACTGTTTTGGTGGCAAAGCGCATTAACACTAACATCGATATGAAGGAGGGGCGAGATGAATGGCTTCAACCTTTATTAGACGACGCTTCGGACCAACTTGTCGCAACGGTTATGGATGCTGAAGATCCTTTATTTATATTATATACTTCGGGTTCTACTGGAATGCCAAAAGGAATGGTACATACTATCGCTGGGTATATGGTTTACAGCGCCTATACTTTTAAGAATGTTTTTCAGTATAAAGAAGATGATATTTATTGGTGCACAGCAGACATTGGTTGGATAACAGGACATAGTTACATCGTTTATGGGCCATTAGCAAATGGAGCAACAACTGTTATGTTTGAAGGAATACCTAGCTACCCAGATCATGGTCGTTTTTGGGAGATTGTACAAAAACATAAAATCACTCAATTTTACACAGCGCCAACGGCTATTAGAGCACTGGCCAAGGAAGGTGTAGAACACGTTGAAAAGTATGATTTGTCCTCCCTAAAGGTTTTGGGAACCGTTGGTGAGCCTATTAACGAAGAAGCTTGGCATTGGTATGATGACAATATTGGCAAAAAAAAATCCCCTATTATTGATACTTGGTGGCAAACTGAAACTGGAGGTGTAATGATAACCCCCATTCCTTTTTGTACGCCAACAAAACCAACATACGCAACACTTCCGTTTATCGGTGTTCAACCAGCACTCATGGATGAGAATGGAAAAGAAATAATGGGAAATCAAGTGGATGGTCGCTTGTGTATAAAATTCCCTTGGCCTAGTATTGCGAGGACCATTTGGGGAAATCATCAACGCTATAAAGACACCTACTTTTCAGCTATTGAAAACATGTATTTCACTGGAGATGGAGCACTTAGGGATGAAGTAGGTTATTATAGAATAACAGGACGTGTGGATGATGTAATTATTGTTTCGGGACATAACTTGGGGACTGCACCTATAGAAGATGCAATTAATGAACATCCAGCAGTTGCAGAAAGTGCGATAGTAGGCTTCCCTCACGATGTAAAAGGAAATGCGTTGTACGGTTATGTAACCTTAAAGGAAACCGGTGAAAGTAGAATTCACGATAATTTAAGAAAGGAAATCAATCAAATTATAACCGAACAAATAGGGCCAATCGCCAAGCTGGACAAAATTCAATTTACCAATGGATTACCAAAGACGCGCTCTGGAAAAATCATGCGCCGTATTCTTAGAAAAATAGCAAGTAAGGATACTGGTAATTTGGGGGATACAAGCACACTCTTAAACCCTGAATGTGTTCAAGATATAATGGAGAATGTCTTATAG
- a CDS encoding catalase, with product MAKKTKQSSSNTKKIEDLKKDHWEMENTTMTTNQGLKVNDTNNSLKAGERGSTLLEDFLLREKITRFDHERIPERIVHARGSGAHGYFELSKDMSKYTKAGIFTDTNRKTPVFVRFSTVAGSKGSPDLARDVRGFAVKFYTEEGTWDLVGNNMPIFFIQDAMKFPDLIHSVKPEPNKEIPQAASAHDTFYDFVSLSTETLHNHIWLMSDRAIPRSLRMMEGFGIHTFRLINKKGESHFVKFHWKPVLGVHSVTWEEAVKINGADADFHRRDLWDAIEAGQYPEWELGMQIVPEADEHKYDFDLLDPTKLIPEEMVPVTIVGKMTLNRNPENFFAETEQVAFLPGHIVPGIDFTNDPLLQGRLFSYRDTQLSRLGSPNFHQIPINRPVVPIHNNQRDGHMQTSIPKGQTAYFPNSLTGGCPHLAKMSEGAFHSYEERIDAKKIRTRSESFSDHFSQPALFYRSLAPWEQEHVVGAYTFELGKCEQDHIKERMLWLIAQIDKDLAKKVAEGLGMKIPKSIEKPINQAIGADADPKKHEPGPKKNYLDASPALSQSKTKFDSIATRQVAVLVADGFDAKSFKAMKTMLEKEGAMAKVVAPHGGTVKDSDKKEHKVDAAIMTTESVLFDALYIPGGKASVDALLKQSKFVKFTNETFKYCKAIAADGEGERLLKASFVKDHMKDKAIHVNDKPEAFKKSMAKHRNWERRSITDAIPV from the coding sequence ATGGCAAAGAAAACCAAACAATCTTCATCCAACACCAAAAAAATTGAGGACTTAAAAAAAGATCATTGGGAAATGGAAAATACCACCATGACCACCAATCAAGGTCTTAAGGTAAATGACACCAACAACTCATTAAAAGCTGGGGAAAGGGGTTCAACCTTGCTCGAAGATTTTCTGCTTCGAGAAAAAATCACTCGTTTTGATCATGAACGAATTCCAGAACGAATTGTGCACGCTCGTGGAAGTGGGGCGCATGGCTATTTTGAGTTGTCCAAAGACATGTCTAAATATACCAAGGCAGGTATTTTTACTGATACTAACAGAAAAACACCCGTATTCGTGCGTTTTTCTACCGTTGCAGGTTCTAAGGGCTCTCCAGATTTGGCACGTGATGTTCGGGGTTTTGCGGTTAAATTTTATACCGAGGAAGGCACGTGGGACTTAGTGGGTAATAATATGCCTATCTTCTTTATTCAAGATGCCATGAAATTTCCAGATCTGATCCATTCGGTAAAACCCGAACCTAATAAAGAAATCCCGCAGGCAGCGTCTGCCCATGATACTTTTTACGATTTTGTTTCCCTTAGCACCGAAACCTTACATAACCATATTTGGCTGATGAGTGATCGTGCCATTCCTCGTAGTTTAAGGATGATGGAAGGCTTTGGGATACATACATTTAGATTGATCAACAAGAAAGGCGAGTCCCATTTTGTGAAATTTCATTGGAAACCTGTTTTGGGAGTGCATTCCGTTACCTGGGAAGAAGCCGTGAAGATCAATGGCGCCGATGCCGATTTCCATCGTCGTGATTTATGGGATGCTATTGAAGCGGGACAATATCCAGAATGGGAATTGGGAATGCAGATAGTTCCTGAAGCAGATGAGCACAAATATGATTTCGATTTGTTGGATCCAACGAAACTGATTCCTGAAGAAATGGTTCCTGTAACTATCGTTGGAAAAATGACATTAAACAGAAACCCTGAAAATTTCTTTGCTGAAACCGAGCAGGTAGCCTTTTTACCGGGCCATATAGTGCCGGGAATAGACTTTACCAACGACCCACTCTTGCAAGGTCGTTTGTTCTCCTATAGAGACACACAACTTTCTCGATTGGGATCTCCTAATTTTCATCAAATCCCTATCAATCGCCCGGTGGTGCCTATCCACAACAACCAGCGGGATGGACACATGCAAACCAGTATCCCGAAGGGACAAACGGCTTATTTCCCAAACTCGTTAACCGGAGGCTGTCCGCATTTGGCAAAAATGTCTGAAGGAGCTTTTCATTCGTATGAGGAGCGTATCGATGCTAAAAAAATCCGTACCCGCAGTGAAAGCTTTAGCGACCACTTCTCACAACCTGCGCTCTTTTACCGCAGTTTAGCGCCATGGGAACAGGAACACGTAGTAGGGGCCTATACATTTGAGTTAGGGAAATGCGAGCAAGATCATATTAAAGAGCGGATGTTGTGGCTTATTGCTCAAATAGATAAAGACCTTGCCAAAAAAGTAGCGGAAGGTTTAGGGATGAAAATTCCTAAAAGTATCGAGAAACCAATTAATCAGGCTATTGGTGCCGATGCCGACCCTAAAAAGCACGAACCGGGACCTAAGAAAAATTATCTGGATGCTTCGCCAGCTTTAAGTCAATCGAAAACAAAATTCGATAGCATTGCTACCCGGCAAGTTGCTGTTTTAGTGGCAGATGGTTTTGATGCCAAAAGCTTTAAAGCGATGAAAACCATGCTAGAGAAAGAAGGAGCCATGGCAAAAGTGGTTGCGCCGCATGGGGGCACCGTAAAGGATTCCGACAAGAAAGAACACAAGGTAGATGCTGCGATCATGACCACGGAAAGTGTGCTTTTTGATGCCCTCTATATTCCAGGCGGAAAAGCTTCGGTAGATGCGCTGTTGAAACAATCTAAATTCGTTAAATTCACAAATGAAACTTTTAAATATTGCAAGGCGATTGCCGCGGATGGAGAAGGGGAGCGCTTGTTAAAAGCTTCTTTTGTAAAAGACCATATGAAGGACAAGGCCATTCATGTAAATGACAAACCGGAAGCCTTCAAGAAAAGTATGGCGAAACACCGAAATTGGGAACGAAGAAGTATTACAGATGCTATCCCGGTGTAA
- a CDS encoding APC family permease, whose product MEYKKNSITLTGAVALGTGVMIGAGIFALLGQVADLSGTWFPYIFIIGAIISGFSAYTYIKVSNAYPSSGGIAMILMKAYGKTTITAAASVLMALSMIINESLVARTFGSYTMQLFDVKKDSIWVPILGVSLLIVAFTINVLGNKVIGSTSKIMAIIKIAGICIFAIGGIWVADISMNDILPSTTSTNNYPVVSYVGAIALSILAYKGFTTITNSGGEITNPHKNVGRSIIISLLICTVVYFLVALAVRLNLSISEIVKAKDYSLAEAAKPAFGDYGLYFTVGIAIVATISGVIASIFAVSRMTSMLTEMKLIPHSHFGMTGSIQKHMLIYIAVIAITLTIFFDLSRIASIGAIFYLVMDMIIHWGVYNKLRKDIKAHGAILLTALSLDLVVLIAFLWIKATTDVFVIIVSVIGILLVFVGEKWFLHWKENELETEEAK is encoded by the coding sequence ATGGAATACAAAAAAAATAGTATTACCCTAACGGGAGCCGTTGCTCTTGGCACAGGAGTTATGATTGGGGCAGGAATCTTTGCATTGTTAGGCCAGGTGGCAGATTTGTCCGGAACATGGTTTCCGTATATTTTTATTATTGGGGCCATTATATCTGGGTTTAGCGCTTACACTTATATTAAAGTTTCCAATGCTTATCCTTCATCAGGCGGGATTGCCATGATTTTAATGAAAGCCTATGGTAAAACAACTATAACTGCAGCAGCCTCCGTTCTTATGGCTTTATCCATGATAATAAATGAGAGTTTGGTGGCAAGAACCTTTGGCTCCTATACCATGCAATTATTTGATGTAAAAAAAGATTCTATCTGGGTACCAATATTGGGAGTCTCTTTATTAATAGTTGCATTTACCATAAATGTATTAGGGAACAAAGTTATAGGTAGCACTTCTAAGATCATGGCAATTATAAAAATAGCGGGGATTTGCATCTTCGCCATAGGAGGAATCTGGGTTGCGGATATTTCTATGAACGATATCCTCCCTTCTACAACTAGCACCAATAATTATCCGGTAGTTAGCTATGTTGGCGCTATCGCTTTATCCATATTGGCATACAAAGGCTTTACAACTATTACAAATAGCGGTGGCGAAATCACAAACCCACACAAAAATGTGGGTAGATCCATCATTATCTCTTTATTGATTTGTACTGTAGTTTATTTTTTGGTAGCCCTTGCAGTAAGGCTCAATCTTTCTATTTCAGAAATTGTAAAAGCAAAAGATTATTCTTTAGCCGAGGCAGCAAAACCTGCATTTGGGGATTATGGCCTTTATTTCACGGTAGGGATAGCTATAGTAGCAACCATATCTGGAGTCATTGCGAGCATCTTTGCCGTTTCTCGAATGACAAGTATGCTAACCGAAATGAAACTGATACCTCATAGCCATTTTGGAATGACGGGAAGCATCCAAAAACATATGTTAATATATATTGCTGTTATCGCAATAACATTAACTATTTTCTTCGACTTATCACGGATTGCTTCAATTGGGGCAATTTTCTATTTGGTCATGGACATGATCATCCATTGGGGGGTTTATAATAAACTTAGAAAAGACATAAAAGCTCATGGAGCAATTCTGTTAACGGCATTATCGCTGGATCTGGTGGTGCTAATCGCCTTTTTATGGATAAAGGCCACAACCGATGTCTTTGTAATCATTGTATCGGTTATAGGAATACTCCTTGTTTTTGTTGGTGAAAAATGGTTTTTACATTGGAAAGAAAATGAATTGGAAACAGAGGAAGCTAAGTAA